One window of the Bradyrhizobium sp. NP1 genome contains the following:
- a CDS encoding AraC family transcriptional regulator produces MNPAQKALWFVESHLADPLSLDDIADVAGISRFHLVRAFAVATGFSVMRYVRARRLSEAARALAAGAPDILTLALDADYGSHEAFTRAFRDHFGVTPEAVRAATCLDHLELQEPILMDSTLRDDLHPPRFETGKALLIAGLGERYSCESSAAIPGQWQRFHREIGAIPDRIGQVAYGVCCNSDDSGNFDYIAGVEVSDYSDLPRGFARVRIPARRYAVFTHREHVSTVRRTVNTIWNHWLPNSGLKAADAPTFERYDEKFDPLTGNGGFEIWVPVED; encoded by the coding sequence ATGAATCCAGCCCAGAAGGCCCTCTGGTTCGTCGAGAGCCATCTCGCCGACCCGCTCAGCCTCGATGATATCGCCGATGTCGCCGGCATCTCACGCTTCCACCTGGTGCGGGCGTTCGCTGTCGCGACCGGCTTCTCGGTGATGCGTTACGTGCGCGCCCGCCGCCTCTCCGAGGCGGCGCGCGCGCTCGCCGCCGGTGCGCCGGATATCCTCACTTTGGCGCTGGATGCCGATTACGGCTCCCACGAAGCGTTCACCCGCGCGTTCCGCGACCATTTCGGGGTGACACCCGAAGCGGTGCGCGCTGCAACGTGCCTCGACCATCTCGAGCTTCAGGAGCCGATCCTCATGGACTCTACCCTCAGAGACGACCTTCACCCGCCGCGCTTCGAGACCGGCAAGGCGTTGTTGATCGCAGGCCTCGGCGAGCGCTACTCCTGCGAGAGCAGCGCCGCCATCCCGGGCCAGTGGCAGCGGTTTCATCGGGAGATCGGCGCGATCCCCGATCGGATCGGGCAGGTCGCCTATGGCGTCTGCTGCAACAGCGATGATTCCGGCAACTTCGACTATATCGCCGGCGTCGAGGTGTCGGACTATTCCGACCTGCCGCGCGGCTTTGCGCGGGTGCGCATTCCGGCGCGGCGCTACGCTGTCTTCACCCATCGCGAGCACGTCTCCACGGTGCGGCGCACCGTCAACACCATCTGGAATCACTGGCTGCCGAATTCCGGACTGAAGGCGGCGGACGCGCCCACTTTCGAGCGCTACGACGAGAAGTTCGATCCGCTCACCGGCAATGGCGGGTTCGAGATCTGGGTGCCGGTCGAAGACTGA